The region TGTCGTCCAGGTCAAGTAAAAAAACCGTCGCACCTGCTTCAAATGCCCAGTAACCGTAATAGGGAGCGTATCCCTCGTCCCTGATTCTCAGATGCCCGTCGTACCAGCGAGGATGACCTTTCATGGCTGGATACCACTGTTTCAGGTATTTCTGGACCAGTTTGAGTGTCTCTCTCTCATTATTTTCATAGAAAACCTGAAGCAAAGTATCATAGGGCTTTTCGAGAATGCACGAATCGAGATCTTGCTTATCCTCGACATATGCGCCTATCAATTGCTCAAATAAGCCATCCTGGCCACGGTGACTGCGTAGCACATGGATGATGCGTAAGACCGAATGTTGATCGCGCAATAATATCGCAATGCTGAGTAGTTGTAGCGTGTTCTCGTAATTTGCAAGGGTGGAAAAGTCCGGCGCTCCGTTGTATTCGTACGGCCCATAATCCGGAAACTCGAGCGCCGCCTCCTGTTGACAGAATTGATCGATCTCATTCCATTCTTTAAACCTGTCCACGATGCTGGCGATACGCGGCGCCAGTGCATCGATCGGTTCACCCGCTGTGTAGTCCAGCATCCAGATCCAGAACGCTTCCAAATACAGAAACTGATGCGCCACAGAGTTTTCCAGCGTTGATTCCACTATCTTTTTATTTGCAAGTCGGACTTCAATTAATGCGAGCAGATTTTCCCGTGTTTTATGGTAAAGATCTTCGTAGAGAAATTTCTGCCGGCGCCGCACGTCGAACGGGGCGGTGATCATTGTTTCCCCGTCGTTTTTGCTGCTCGCTGACGCAGTTCGGCGCTGGGCCAGTCGCTGTCGGCGTCGAAGCGCCGCATCCAGCGCAGCGAGTCGGCGTCGTTGAAGCGTTCGTTGGGGTCGCCATTCCATTGGGCGCCACTTAGCAGGCCCATATGATCATGACGTATCGGCTTGAGCAATTTGTTGAGTAATACCGGCAGTGCCGGGAC is a window of Janthinobacterium rivuli DNA encoding:
- a CDS encoding PoNe immunity protein domain-containing protein, giving the protein MITAPFDVRRRQKFLYEDLYHKTRENLLALIEVRLANKKIVESTLENSVAHQFLYLEAFWIWMLDYTAGEPIDALAPRIASIVDRFKEWNEIDQFCQQEAALEFPDYGPYEYNGAPDFSTLANYENTLQLLSIAILLRDQHSVLRIIHVLRSHRGQDGLFEQLIGAYVEDKQDLDSCILEKPYDTLLQVFYENNERETLKLVQKYLKQWYPAMKGHPRWYDGHLRIRDEGYAPYYGYWAFEAGATVFLLDLDDSQIDHLVYPKDLVDYARQLRKESHHSSVEMKPSAKRERGE